The proteins below are encoded in one region of Gemmatimonas aurantiaca:
- a CDS encoding N(4)-(beta-N-acetylglucosaminyl)-L-asparaginase, with protein sequence MSVSRRDFLERSAALAAAGFVPRLPEDWWSTATAPAPGTTPGYRARPVVVSSANGIRGVKVAYDRMVTGQDPLDAAIAGVNIQELDPEDQSVGYGGLPNEEGVVQLDAACMHGPTRRAGSVAAIEDIATPSLVAKAVMDYTDHVMLVGTGAKRFAKAMGFQERNLLTEKSRQDWMRWKSRLNANDAWLDHDDDIKVKFTTGTINMNAVNASGDIASVTTTSGMAWKVPGRIGDSPIIGAGQYCDNLVGAAGSTGRGEANIKTCASFLAVEFMRQGLAPQQALLKTLERVVAMTETRLLGPNGRPKFDLEFYAITKDGRYAGATLYSGGRFAVCDERGARLEEAAFLYRR encoded by the coding sequence GCCGCGCTCGCCGCCGCCGGTTTTGTGCCCCGTCTGCCCGAGGACTGGTGGTCCACCGCCACGGCCCCCGCGCCGGGCACCACACCCGGCTATCGGGCCCGGCCCGTGGTCGTCTCCTCGGCCAACGGGATCCGCGGCGTGAAAGTGGCCTATGACCGCATGGTGACGGGCCAGGACCCGCTCGACGCGGCCATCGCGGGGGTGAACATCCAGGAACTCGATCCGGAGGACCAGTCGGTGGGATATGGCGGACTGCCCAACGAGGAAGGGGTGGTGCAGCTCGATGCCGCCTGCATGCACGGTCCCACGCGCCGGGCGGGTTCGGTGGCGGCCATTGAGGACATCGCCACGCCCTCGCTCGTGGCCAAGGCGGTCATGGATTACACCGATCACGTGATGCTGGTGGGCACGGGCGCCAAACGTTTCGCGAAGGCCATGGGGTTCCAGGAGCGGAATCTGCTGACCGAGAAGTCGCGGCAGGACTGGATGCGGTGGAAGTCGCGTCTGAACGCCAACGATGCGTGGCTCGATCACGATGACGACATCAAGGTCAAGTTCACGACGGGCACCATCAACATGAACGCGGTCAACGCCAGTGGCGACATCGCGTCGGTGACGACGACGAGCGGCATGGCCTGGAAGGTGCCGGGCCGCATCGGCGATTCGCCGATCATCGGGGCGGGGCAGTACTGCGACAATCTCGTGGGCGCGGCGGGCAGCACGGGGCGCGGCGAGGCCAACATCAAGACCTGCGCTTCGTTCCTCGCGGTCGAGTTCATGCGCCAGGGGCTGGCGCCGCAGCAGGCCCTGCTCAAGACGCTCGAACGCGTGGTGGCCATGACCGAAACCCGTCTGCTCGGTCCCAACGGCCGGCCCAAGTTCGATCTCGAGTTCTACGCGATCACCAAGGACGGCCGGTACGCGGGCGCCACCCTGTATTCCGGCGGGCGGTTCGCCGTATGCGACGAACGGGGTGCCCGGCTCGAGGAAGCGGCTTTCCTGTATCGCCGCTGA